CTAGGCGATGTGGGACTAAACGAACGTAGCGTTCTCCCCACCACCAGCCGGAAGCCAGCGGATCCCCCACTTTGGACTGGCGGCCCGTGAGTACGGTGGAACTCCTTATGCGGCCCAAATTACTGGAGGAGAGTAATGGGCCGTCCTGTTAGTTCGGCCAACGTGACGGGACTGTACTCTCCGAATCTGTTAGCTTTGTACAGAGAGCACCTCATGCAGAGAGTTTGAAATTTCTGATTATGTCACCAGTTCGGCAACATGTTGCACAAACAGATGCTGCCATTGATGTCCATCATCCTAATTTCTCCAATCTACAGTCCCTTCTAGTACAAGTCAAAAGTGCCCAAATATATATCCCTATGAATATATGCGGAACTATCGGCCCTGTCAGTGTACCAAATGGAGCTTGTGATGCAGAAAGCTTGCCTGATGGCCTGTCAATATTACCATAGCTGCAGTATCACCAGGCTCTACCCAACTTATAGAAATCTTAAGCAAAgagagttttttttttttgcgaataagCAAAGAGTGTTCTTAACTAGTATAAAATGATATACTACTTGTGAACTTTGAATGGATCATTCCGAATGGAAATCTGTTCTGATTTAACAGCGACGAAATTAAACTCCTCAGGCCGCAGGAGCGTCACTTTCACTATAAAAAAACTTCAATGTGAACTGCATCAAGTAACCACTCTGACGACCATCAACTTTTGGGAAAACATGAGCAGGGGCAAGCCAATGCTACTTTTAAGAGCGAACAAAACATATGATCATTTGATGAATAGCCTCTGAAACAAAATGAGCGTCGCCTGTTCTATTCTCACATAATAACTGAAGAGAACTCAACAGGTGCAGGTCCAAGAATTGCTtttcttactcaatttcacaagGAGGGCCATCAGAAGCACTTTTGATAGGCAGATGCACATAAGATACAGTACATATTTATAAGTAACATGCATACAATTTTACATGAAAATAACTCAAAAGATCATCACACGACCAATCACTATAATATTCTGTTCCCATGACATGGTGACAATTCCGACACTAAGAACAGATAGCTTGTTACATGGTGACAATTCCAACACTACGAACAGATAGCTTGTCACGGTGACAATCTCAACACTACAAGCAGATTATGTTTAGTTATTCCATTCCATCTCATGGATTCTGCATTTAGTTCTGTTCGATACGCATAAATAACCCAAGTAAGAAAACAGATAGCAGTAAAGATCAAGCAGCTACCAGCTCCCTTCTCTTGAGCCGAACCATCATCCCGTTCCGTGTGTGCAGTATCACAGCGCTCTCGGGCATCACGGCGTGGCCTTCCACCAGCTCCACCTTGAAGTTGTATATGATGGAAGCAGCTGCCATCTTCATGTTGCTGAGAccaaggtccttcccaaggcagCTCCTGGGCCCGGAATTGAAGGACAGGAACTTGTAGCTTGGCTCGTGCCGAAGGCGCCCGCTCTTCGAGATCCACCGCTCTGGTCTGAATTCCATGCAATCCTTGCCCCATATCCCTTTGATCCTCCCCATGGCGTAGAGCGAGAACACGATCCTTGTGCCCTTGCTCACCATGGTACCGTCTGGGAGGACATCATCGTTGAGGGCCTCCTTCTCCTCGAATGGGGTCGCCGGGAAGAGCCTACAACACATGCACAGCACGGGTTAGTCAGATGGTTGGGAGGAGCTAGACAAGGTGAAAGGGGTATGTCACCTGAGTGTCTCGAGGAGTGCAGCTTGCAGGTAAATAGCAGGCCGGAGCTTGTCACACTCGAAGACAGAGAGGTTCCCTGGCCATGTAGTGCTCTGCAGGGCCTTGATCTCCTCGAGGATCTTCGCCTCAACATGCGGATGCTTGCACATCATGTAGAAGAACCACGTGAGTGTAACGGCAACGAGGTCCTTCCCAGCAAAGATGAACCCCACCACTGTGTCGCGCAGGAACAGGGTCTTTTGCTGCTCACTCATGCTGGGATCCATGGGCCAGTTCATGTACATGGACAGCACGTCTCCCTGGCATTGCTTGGTTGCTTGTGCCTTCCGCTTCGCGATTTCCTCATAGATGAATTGGTCGATCACCACCCTTGCATTCGCCATCTTCTTCTCGCTGCCAACATTCAGCATTCTCAAGAGCTTCCACAAACTTGGTGGAACAACATGCCTGAACAGCATTCCCTCCTCGACTTCCTTTGTGGCTTGGCCAAACGCAGGGATCGGGTGAGACACAGACAAGCAGTCAAGGTCAGTTGCAAACACAGTGGAGTACGAGACATCAAGTGAGAACCTCATGAAGACACCCTCCAGCTCAACCTGTGAGCCGTGCTTAGCCATGTGGTCAAGGAAGGGTAACAAGACTGTGCCGGCCTTCCTCGTGATGGTGGACATGGAGAAGGACCGGAAGGCGCGGCTAGCAAAGACTTGCATCGCCACACGGCGCTGGTACTCCCAGGACTCAGAGTCCGCCACAAGGAGCCCATCACCTAGGATGTCGAACATCTCGGCGAACTCACTGCCTTTTGGGTAGTTGTTGAAGTTGGTATTGAAGCAGTGGTTGACAGTGGCTGGGTCGCAGGTCGCCAAGAAGCTCATGTTGAGGAACCACGGGCCAATGATCCTGAAGGTGCATCCCGCCTCGCGGAGCATATCGGTGACACTGTCATGAATTTGGTACAGATTTCTCACGAGGAAGGGAAGCATCCCAATAACAGGCCAGTTCACCGGGAGGTCACTCTTGTGGCAGTGTCGGACAAGGCGGAAGAGGGAGAGGCAGAAGAAGCAAGCAATGGCTAGGAAAACTTCAGGGTAGGACAGAAGGAAACTCCAGAAGGAGACCATGGTTGAACAAAGTTATGAGATGCAGAGGGAAGAAGGCATGCAGCAATGTAGGCTTCACCTTTGCCTTGCCAATGTCAAATGCACGGCTGGTATTGATATATACAGAAACTGCATATGAGTGTCTTCCCCGTGGGATAGGCGATCAGTTCCCGAGAGTTTAGGGTGCAGTGATTCACAACATTCATATGTCCTGATATAACTGCTATAATTCTGGAGGTCTTCTACCACAAACAGCTTTCTTCAGCATCTAATTTCTGAAGAACTAGACATTCTATACCTGTCAGTACCCACTTAATTAACAGATCAGATAAGCCATGTTGACATGTTAGAATATATAAGCATTATAGAAAATCAACTTTGACGGTTTGACCCTTACAACTTTATGCGCTCACACACATATAACCATTTAATTTTGCAGTTTCTAATTCTAATCTTGTTTTCTTAAGACTGGTTATAATCCTCTTTAGACCCCCCAACTAACTGCAACTAGGAGCAGAGCATTTCTGTAATCCTTGAAACTGATCCCAATCCTAATAAGTTGATTGATTCGCTTCCCATGCAAACACCCAAATTGTGTGGGATTACACTCATGTAAATTTTGTGATGCCAGTATGTCCCGTGGCAAGAGGGAAACCAGCTACTTGTTTGCATCAGACCGACACGTCTTAGCTTCCTAACCAGAGACATTACCTAAGGGCAACGTTGTTGGAGCACTCTTATGACAGTGTTCATCAGCCGAGTAACTGCTGAAAATCGCTACATATAAACCAAATCATAACTCTTGCGGACCAATTAATACAGGCAACAATAGATAGACTGTCATTTCCTGTTCAGTTTCTCTTGTTAGCAGGTCTGTAACAAAGGGATGGAACCTATCCTAGTGAACCACCAAAGAACTGTGGTGTGTGCTCTGTAATACCCACCAAGTATGAATTTAGTAGCAGTCTTAATTTTGTATATTTAGATGGTAGCACTCTTACTCTTAGCAGCATACAAAATTGTAAAGGAGATATTGTGTTCTAGACAGGCCCTGAAACATAATGCTCAAGAAAAATTACTGCTGAATTCGAGATCGCACTACACAAGCCTAAATAAAGATGCGATGACATATCAGATCCTTGCAAGAGATGAGGAATTTGTAAGGTTAAAGACAACTGCATACTTAGATTGATAAAGTTCATAGGTTCCACTTCCATCACATGGCAAGGTAGGAATACATTTTAACCACTTGGAGCAGCAGTTCATAATCACACGCGGTGAGAGACACCTCTAAGTGACCTTCTGGAAGAATCCGTCGATGCGGCGGGTCCCACGTGGCAGCGGCTTGGGTACTGCTgcttcagcgacggcggcggcaccATCGGATCCGGAGCGGGCGACGCGAGGCGCCGCCTCCGCAGCAGCTGGAAGGCAGTCGAGGAGGAAGTCGGCGGTGGGGCGGTGcgcgcggaccgcggcccggacGTGCGCGGCGCGCACCGTCCGCCGGCCGCCTTGGGATGCGGCCGTGTGGGCGCCGGCGGCGAGGgagccgaggaagagctcggtgGCCGCGGCGACGAGCAGCGACGCCTCGGCGGTCACCTTCTTTATCTCGCTGTCGACCCGCATGATCCTCTTCACCCTGCCCAGCGGGAGCACCGTCTGCAGCGGCTGGGCCTCCGCTTCCTCCTTCGCCACCGCCACCGCGTGGacctcctcccgctcctcctctTCAGCCTGCTCCGATGCCTCCATGTGCGCCTCGGCGCCAgcatccgcctcctcctccgcgtCGATCTCCGTTgcctcctcctcttcgccttGCTCCATCGGCTCGGCCGCATCATcgtcagcggcggcggcggctggcgccGACTCATCCCCTCCAACTTGCTCCATCGCATCGGTGGGCACGTCGACgtcatcggcggcggcggctgcggctgctCTAGCCGCCTGCTCCTCCCCTTCAACTTGCTCCATCGCCTCGATGTgctcgggggcggcggcggcgacggtagCCATGGGCTAGGGGGCTTGGATTTGGCAGATCTTGTTGGGGATGGACGAATGGTGCTTGGATTTGGGTAGTGGAGCGAAGTGGCGGGGGGCTGGGGAAATTTTCCCGCGCGATGGACATTGGtggcggcggcgccgcggcgcCGGAAGAAACCTTCTGTGGCTGATGCAGTGGGTCGGTTAGGCAGCGAAAGCCCAACATATATTTGCTCTCTTTTATTGTCATGCAGAAACCCATGGGCCAATGGCTCTCGTTCTGGCCCATTGAGCGTCGACGGTGATGCTATGCTCACGTGTCGCCACGTCAGTAAACCCACAGGATACGCTCAAAAAAAACGTCAGTAAACCCACAGGAGCCTTGTGCCCTGCGTCTTACGACCGGCTAATGATAACCCATTGCGAGCTTATAAAAAGGTAACAATCGAGTAAAATGAGGGGAAATAGCAAATCCATCTAGTGAATAGAGAAACATGTATCATTTGACCTCATGGTCAGCTATTTTGATCGAAGTCGATGTCCGACAGCGACCCGAGGTGGATGATTAACCAGATAATAATATTGCCACCAAATTTTCCGAGATTATGTTTTGACATGAACCCTTGAGATTTCGCTGGTCAATAACTAACCATGCAGCACACGCACGCACCAAAGACTGACTGGCCAATGTTGTAATGTGCAATGCGATGCTTAGGTCTTTGGATCAGTATGAGATGACCGCATAGAGGCGCAAAACCGCAAATGTGTGACTAATATCTAGGTCAATCAAATGAACCAAAAATATCAAAAGACTAGGGTGGCCAGCGGtcgccgccgggcaaagcccgtgcGGGGACGGCAAGGATCCACTTCCATGGCGGCGGCGAGGATCTTCCCCAtcgtggcggcggcggatctggCTCTTCGACGGCGGCGGATGCTCAGGCGGCGAAGTCTCTCTGAGGCGCCGGCAAGGGAGGGCGGGATCCGGCGATCTACGGCTGGGACTCCGTGGCTGCTGCACCCTCGCTCCAGGATGGGCTTGGGCGGGTCTATGGAGTGACGGTGATGTGGCTGGCGGTGGCGGTTGCTTCATACTGCGCGCTTgcgtggcggtggcggcggccgtGCACGGGAGTTGGATTCCTTCGAACAGATCTGGGTGAAAACTTGTTCGGCTACGGCCAAGGCCGGCGGTGGCGACGCTATCTGcatcgttcccttcttgaaggcatcgccgtGGAGAAGTTCAAGGCCCACTCTCTactacctccgggggaaaccctagatcggaTGATCGGAAGACGGCGGCGCTCTGGTGTCGTTTCCCCCTTGGGGGCGCCATTCTTGGAGGTACACACGTAATCGAGGGACCATAGGAAGGATTATTTGATGGAGCGGTGCGTCATCTCACTCATTGATGGCGGCGGATCTCGGCGGCATGGCGCCGTGGTGACTCGGCGTCCGGTGCACGAAGATGGACTCGTGCAGGAGGGTGACGCAGTCTGGCATCGTGCtggcgtcgacggcagctagATCGGGCAAGGTACATGCagcagtacagctctgaagatggattggtggcaggtggctgcggcggcctcttacccggcaggcgtcctggttgaggagtgcgccggaccgGTGGGTGCCTCATACCCGATAGGCGTCCTGgatgggacctcaggtcttagatgttaggtttggctgcgaggtctatTTGGTATTAGGTCCAGACTATCAACATCCCTTCATCTAGGAGTAGCAAGagatgttgcctagacggtggctttagtcttactgttgtattaCTTTGTAAGTCTTGTGTGAACATTTAATGAAGTGGCTACATGCATCGTCCAGATACAAGGCCAAGGTCTTTCTccttaaaaaaaaatcaaaagacTAGGGTGGTCACAGGAAACCGGAGGAGAAACGCAGTGGTACTGCTGGTGGTCTAGTGTAGCTAGCGCACACCGAAGGTTCTGTCTCGTGCGTCATGTGTTGATTGATCTTCCCAAGACCAACCTCGGCGAGTGCTGGTCATCTATTAGTACCACATTGATCTGCGGGAGGTTTTGGATATCCCTCCCGATCGACGGCAACAAGCATGATCTGCGCGGCGCAATGCGTGTGACCTCTCGCCCGCTAAGATGTCTAGGGCTCCTTTGATTCAAAGAAATTTTATAGAATTTCTGGTTCTATGTTGgtcctttgattcataggatcgtatcacgtaggaatttttttaatgGAATCTtttatactactccctccattttaaAATAAGTGTTTCAATTTTATACTAGCTCTAGTATAAATTTGTATTAAGCTCAAGACATTTattttaggacggagggagtacattttaTAGGATATCTAACATCCACTCTAaccttttttttttaaatttcttTGTTTTTTCTTTGGCATCAAACACTCATTGTTAATcatataggattcaagtgggcatgTCACTTCAATTCTATACTTTTCCTATTTCTATATTTTTAAAATCATATGAATCAAAGAGGGCCCTATTCTGTATAATATCAACGTGGAACTGATCGGCAGAGGCTGTGCGCACGCCAAAAAAGGCTACATTTAGTGGGAGGAAGAGAGTTTATTTAGTGGGGGGAATGTAGTATATTTGGTGCGTGAGCTTGGGCCAATATCAACAACCTAATTGTTAAATCGTCATGTACTTATAGCATAACAGCAAGGACGGTgccttttttttcttcaaaacaTTGCAAGGGCGGTGCCTTGATCGAGCTAGCTTGCTTAACCGACATTTTCCATGCAAGCTATTAACTAATTCATGACATGATATGCTACTAATTTCCCCTAGGAAAACCAACTTACACTAATATGTATTCTTTCTTGTTTCACGGGTGAATTGTTCTGTTGTTATTAGCCGACTTTATGGTGACTTCTTCTTGCCCGCCTTTCTTATTTTCGCTAATGTGGAAGTAGTAGCACCggcaacgacgacgacgacaacaacAACTAATGTAAGGACGGTGCCATTATTTTCGACATTATGCAAGGACGGTGCCTCGATCGAGCCCGGCTTGCTTAACTGACAATTTCGTGTCAGGCTAGTAATGGAACCACGATATGCTACTAATCTTCCCGTAGAAAAATCAACGTACATTGATGGGAAAACTATACTTTGCTATTCCGTTGTCATTAGCCGCCTTGGAATCTTCTTCCCGCCTCTCCTTTTCATTCCCAAAATGTGATCGAGATAGCTTACGTTCATGCACTAATGAAGCTCTGGATATGTACAGTCTGCTGAAATAATTAGCCACTGTTCAGGTCCAAGCTGTTCGTCCATACTCCTTCAGTCGATTGTCGACAAGAACAGTACACTTTATCAGCTACTTTCAAGAAGAGCTTAAATCATGTGCCCATTTCTTGCGTTGTACCTGTCTTGATTCGGCGTCTTGTACGATGCAAAGCTCACGATGCGTACTGTCTCTGTTCGATCGATACATGTCTATTTGTGATGGCCGCTTGTGTGGTGATGCATGTGGAATCTGTTCTTCATGGCCCAGTCTTGGCTAACTTTTTTTGGTGCACGTGGAGCGTAGCCATCGCCATGAAGACGCCTGAGCTGTACTACGATGTAGACCAAGCGTAGGGCAGCGTATTCTTGGAGAGAGGGCAGACCGGAGAGACGAAAGGAGATACCGCATCGTTCAGGATTTAGAGAGGGGGCATGATCTTGGCGAAAGAGGGCCACGATGTGACTTCGGGGAAGTGTGTATTATACCGGAAGGCGAAATATGTCCAGCATACGTGAAAAAGTTTTTTTTTCTCGATAAAATATAATTCTCAATTAGctcaaaatatagcatcaagcGAGTACATAGCATTATGAATACAGATCTGGGCTCTGTCAATTAAGATACACACTGTCAACATGAATACACACACATTGGTAGCTCAATGCCGACAAAGAAACAAAGCCATAGACGACCAAAACCGAGCCTAAGACgcgcgggggcgggggggggggggctatcCAGAAAATGTAACAAAGTATCTGGTCTTTGCAAGTATGACAAGACGATTTGTGGCACATAGATCGTGGTTCGGAAATATGTTTTTGTATATTATCAATTTACCTCATCTAGGCCTTACTAAATATCTGTAAGCACTCCATAAATTCGAAAGCAATATATTTGGGACTCTAGGGAGGGTTTGAGAAATATGTTTGTGTATATTATCAGCAGGAGTGAAAAATATTAGGTGCTCCCAGCCCTCCCATGCTCCCATGATACGAGAGCTTCTGGACCGTTGAATCGTGGATCACTCGATGAGCATCAGTGCCTCTAGACATAGGCAAAATTTGGGACACTTCAGAGGGTTTTCTATAACTTTGTGCGAGCTCCCATTCCGCCTGTTGGATCCATGATCCAACGACACAGGAACTCCCGTATCATTGAAGCATAGGAGGGCTGGGAGCACCTGATATTTTTCACGTGATGATTTTGGGACTTCAAAAATGATTTCAGCCACTGTAGGTGAGAAAAATTAGATGTGGGCATGTCGATAGAGACTCAGCTATGGAGCACAGGCCAGAAGAACAACTACGCTTAGACTCAGTTGTTGCTTGGTTTAATATTTTAAGTTATTAAGCTCACTAGGAATGGAGCCTCCTGGTGCATGCATCGAGGTATTTTTTGCATTTTTCCCCATATGTCAGGGAGTGAATTGGTTGTGCACCGCAGGTGGGCCTATGTGCACGTATGTTGATCGATAGTCAAATCTGTAAATTCGTAAACATATTTCAATTCGCAAATATTGTttaattcatgaacttttttgaaatttggTCACTTCTTTTGAAAATCCAGGAGCATTTTCTAAACTCATGAACATTTTCTTTTACATTagtaaacattttttaaaattttggggaacattttttgaaattcaagAACTTTTCTAAATTTGCTAATTTTGTAAGTTGGCGTACATTTTTCTATTTCATGAACCATTTCTTTTCAAATACATAAACATTTTTTATTATATATTTTtccaaatttgtgaacattttttactCAAAAATATTTTAAATATTCTCTCTAGTTTTTCTTTCCCGTTTTTGCTTCATGTTTTTTTTTTGTTCAGTTCTCCAGATGGACCGAGACCTAATAGGGCGACTGGCCAGCCAACCAAAGGGAGCGTCATAGGGCGTGCACGACAGTTTCGTCATCCTTTGACTTGTTGTATGCTGAATAGAACCTCCCACGTATGTGGGTTATTTTGTTGTTGGGGAAGGGCGAATTCGTTTTTTCTGTTTCCCTTCTCTATATGGGTCGATGCCCAATAAGGCAATTGGCCAGCCAACCGAGGTGAGCGTCCTAGGGTGTGCGCTTTTTCTCGTCTTTCCATGCATTTCATGTTGAATAGGACCCTCTCGTGTGTGGGTTATTTTACTGTTGGGCAAGGGAAAACTGCTTTTTTCTTTTTCGCTTCTCCGGATGGGCTGAGGCCCAATAGGGCGTCTGGCTAGCAAACCCAAGCGAGTGTCCTAGGGTGTACGCGTTTAGTCGTCCTTTGGCGCATTTCATACTGAATAGGACCTCCCGCGTGTGTGGGTTATTCCGCTTCCGAAAGGAGGGTGCAAGCTGGTTTTCTGCTTTCGTGCGTTCGTGAGGGGGTGGCGCCAGCTTGCTAGTTCTACGCCGTGCGGTCGGGTCGCCGCTTTCTCTGTCTCCCCTGTCAGGCTTCTTGGACGGTGGATGATCGATGTCGTTCTAGTGCTGGGGCAAAGCTAGAACACTAGGCATCGGAGATCCAAGCCAACAACAACACCTGTTGAAGAGCCGTCGTAGCTAGGCTTTGTGGCGGTAGATCTAACCTCTAGGTTAGGGAGGTGACTAGGTTGAGAGATTGGAGTCCTTTTGAGGAAGAAACAAATGCAAGAAGAGTGATTCTAAGGGGTAGAGACACAAGTGAATTAGGTTGTGTGGGGAGCGTGCATCGTACATTGGCCTAGGGTCATGCATACACGTGCGAGCAAAGAAAGTTAGAGAAAACGGACGTCTATCTCGACTCGTATATGGTGGTCAATTCAGTTTACGTAGAATGAAAACCGATACATCCGAACACATACAACTAGCGATGGAAATGC
The Aegilops tauschii subsp. strangulata cultivar AL8/78 chromosome 3, Aet v6.0, whole genome shotgun sequence genome window above contains:
- the LOC109739201 gene encoding noroxomaritidine synthase-like, coding for MVSFWSFLLSYPEVFLAIACFFCLSLFRLVRHCHKSDLPVNWPVIGMLPFLVRNLYQIHDSVTDMLREAGCTFRIIGPWFLNMSFLATCDPATVNHCFNTNFNNYPKGSEFAEMFDILGDGLLVADSESWEYQRRVAMQVFASRAFRSFSMSTITRKAGTVLLPFLDHMAKHGSQVELEGVFMRFSLDVSYSTVFATDLDCLSVSHPIPAFGQATKEVEEGMLFRHVVPPSLWKLLRMLNVGSEKKMANARVVIDQFIYEEIAKRKAQATKQCQGDVLSMYMNWPMDPSMSEQQKTLFLRDTVVGFIFAGKDLVAVTLTWFFYMMCKHPHVEAKILEEIKALQSTTWPGNLSVFECDKLRPAIYLQAALLETLRLFPATPFEEKEALNDDVLPDGTMVSKGTRIVFSLYAMGRIKGIWGKDCMEFRPERWISKSGRLRHEPSYKFLSFNSGPRSCLGKDLGLSNMKMAAASIIYNFKVELVEGHAVMPESAVILHTRNGMMVRLKRRELVAA
- the LOC109739200 gene encoding uncharacterized protein, translating into MATVAAAAPEHIEAMEQVEGEEQAARAAAAAAADDVDVPTDAMEQVGGDESAPAAAAADDDAAEPMEQGEEEEATEIDAEEEADAGAEAHMEASEQAEEEEREEVHAVAVAKEEAEAQPLQTVLPLGRVKRIMRVDSEIKKVTAEASLLVAAATELFLGSLAAGAHTAASQGGRRTVRAAHVRAAVRAHRPTADFLLDCLPAAAEAAPRVARSGSDGAAAVAEAAVPKPLPRGTRRIDGFFQKVT